Proteins from one Leptonema illini DSM 21528 genomic window:
- the ndhC gene encoding NADH-quinone oxidoreductase subunit A, whose translation MESELLQNVFPLVVTILLAVLIPTLFMILSRFMGPRTNDPVKLSAYECGIQSKGQIGDARHRFNVKFYLVAMFFLIFDVEVLFLFPWAVWFQNDILYGFVSMLAFLGILVFGWFYLLKRGALEWE comes from the coding sequence ATGGAATCTGAACTTCTGCAGAATGTTTTTCCTCTCGTTGTAACGATCCTTCTTGCAGTTCTTATCCCCACACTCTTTATGATCCTGTCCCGATTTATGGGGCCGCGAACAAACGATCCTGTTAAACTGTCGGCCTATGAATGCGGTATTCAGTCGAAAGGACAGATCGGCGATGCCCGTCATCGCTTTAATGTGAAGTTCTATCTGGTGGCGATGTTCTTCCTCATCTTCGACGTTGAAGTACTCTTCCTTTTTCCGTGGGCCGTATGGTTTCAGAACGACATCCTCTATGGATTCGTTTCGATGCTGGCCTTCCTCGGTATCCTTGTCTTTGGCTGGTTCTATCTTCTTAAAAGAGGTGCGCTGGAATGGGAATAA
- the uvrC gene encoding excinuclease ABC subunit UvrC, with protein MQSDGKQKDFQVSESPLPYGQDLDRWLSERVALAPRQPGCYLWKDETGEVLYVGKAVRLRDRLRNYLNPDDPRRIVLMQRVRDLEWITTETATEALILEDTLIKKFSPRYNVRLKDDKRYPFLCVSLSEPYPRIFLTRRAREDGNRYFGPYTDVKSARQIIDLIHRTFPIRKVRQTLPLKRPRRPCMNFHIKRCLAPCQGNVPTEEYDKIVQEILLFLEGRQELLEERVQRRMDEYSERMEFEKAALYRDLLLSLRSFTERQNVLRPGTADEDAVAVCLSGDESERDHAQAVVLEFRSGRMIARKSYALQAASGLPETEALGSFLREYYLNSKQPPPRIVIPSDFEGRKELEDLLKERTGSAIRFVVPKGEARSLVELAAKNADLLLRERVLGLRHQDRSKGLKEIARMLGLGAPPASMECYDISHFGGKETVASGVRFEDGLPRPAAYRHYIIRSVDGIDDPASMQEVIARRLQRLSNEGRPYPDLIVIDGGHTQLSAAREAAEALGASHVPMVGLAKQREEIYLPDNPVPLTPDKDSAGMRILRQMRDEAHRFAITHQRKRRNQAALKHSVESIPDIGAVRKRALLKHFKDKKIEEASFEDLIAVPGIGEELAERIVRHFAATSEGRNANG; from the coding sequence ATGCAATCAGACGGCAAACAGAAAGATTTTCAGGTCTCTGAATCCCCCCTTCCCTATGGACAGGATCTTGACCGGTGGCTGAGCGAACGCGTCGCCCTTGCTCCGCGCCAGCCGGGCTGCTACCTCTGGAAAGACGAAACGGGCGAGGTGCTTTACGTGGGCAAGGCCGTGCGGCTGCGCGATCGCCTGCGCAACTACCTCAATCCCGATGATCCGCGGCGCATCGTGCTCATGCAGCGAGTGCGGGATCTGGAATGGATCACCACCGAAACGGCGACGGAGGCATTGATCCTCGAAGATACGCTGATCAAGAAATTCTCGCCGCGCTACAACGTGCGCCTGAAAGACGACAAGCGTTATCCGTTTTTATGCGTTTCGCTTTCAGAGCCGTATCCGCGCATCTTTCTGACGCGCAGGGCTCGCGAAGACGGCAATCGCTATTTTGGCCCCTACACCGACGTAAAATCGGCCCGTCAGATCATCGACCTGATTCACAGAACCTTTCCGATCAGAAAAGTCAGACAGACGCTGCCGCTCAAACGTCCGCGTCGGCCGTGCATGAACTTTCATATAAAGAGATGTCTTGCGCCCTGTCAGGGAAACGTGCCCACCGAAGAATACGATAAGATCGTGCAGGAGATACTGCTCTTTCTTGAGGGTCGGCAGGAGCTTCTTGAGGAGCGCGTGCAGCGGCGCATGGATGAATACAGCGAGCGAATGGAGTTTGAGAAGGCCGCTCTTTATAGAGATCTGCTTCTCTCGCTGCGTTCGTTCACCGAAAGACAGAACGTCCTGCGGCCCGGAACGGCCGATGAAGACGCCGTCGCCGTCTGTTTATCCGGCGATGAATCGGAGCGTGATCATGCGCAGGCCGTCGTGCTCGAGTTTCGCTCCGGGCGCATGATCGCCCGCAAATCGTATGCGCTGCAGGCTGCCTCGGGGTTACCCGAAACTGAGGCGCTCGGCTCTTTCTTGCGGGAGTATTATCTGAACAGCAAGCAGCCTCCGCCGCGCATCGTCATCCCGTCGGATTTTGAAGGCCGCAAAGAGCTTGAAGATCTTTTAAAGGAGCGCACCGGATCGGCCATCCGCTTCGTCGTGCCGAAGGGCGAAGCACGCTCCCTTGTCGAGCTGGCCGCGAAAAACGCCGACCTGCTTCTGCGTGAGCGCGTGCTCGGACTGCGTCATCAGGACCGCAGCAAAGGCCTGAAAGAGATCGCCCGCATGCTCGGGTTAGGCGCTCCGCCGGCGTCCATGGAATGTTACGACATCTCGCACTTCGGAGGCAAAGAGACCGTCGCATCGGGCGTGCGCTTTGAAGACGGACTGCCGCGGCCGGCCGCCTATCGTCATTATATTATACGCAGCGTGGACGGCATCGATGACCCGGCGTCGATGCAGGAGGTCATCGCCCGTCGCCTGCAGCGCTTGAGCAACGAGGGCCGCCCCTACCCCGATCTCATCGTCATCGACGGCGGACATACGCAGTTAAGCGCCGCCCGCGAGGCCGCCGAGGCGCTGGGTGCATCACACGTGCCCATGGTCGGACTCGCCAAGCAGCGCGAAGAGATCTATCTGCCCGACAATCCCGTTCCGCTCACGCCCGATAAAGACAGCGCCGGTATGCGTATTCTGCGTCAGATGCGCGATGAGGCGCATCGCTTCGCCATCACGCATCAACGCAAACGACGCAATCAGGCGGCGCTGAAACACAGCGTCGAATCCATTCCCGATATCGGCGCCGTAAGAAAGCGCGCTCTTTTGAAACACTTTAAAGATAAGAAGATCGAAGAGGCCAGCTTTGAAGATCTGATTGCCGTTCCCGGCATCGGCGAAGAACTGGCCGAGCGCATCGTCAGGCATTTTGCCGCGACATCAGAAGGAAGGAACGCAAATGGATAA
- the nuoF gene encoding NADH-quinone oxidoreductase subunit NuoF yields MSFEPHLTKRFGIENSRKLEVARKHGAYSSLQKLFSMKPTDLIEEVKKSNLKGRGGAGFPTGMKWSFVPQNTGKPVYLCINADESEPGTFTDRYIIENDPHLLIEGIICGAWAIQCHTAYIYIRGEYANQFKMLNEALAEARAAGLVGKNIMGSGFDLEIWTHRGAGAYICGEETGLIESLEGKKGQPRIKPPFPAVEGLFGCPTIVNNVKTLAHVPWIVHNGGEAFAAIGTKDSTGSNIFGVSGHINNPGYWELPFGMHVPEFIEKYAKGVKGGKLKAFIPGGSSTPVLTAAETEDLYLTYESMMAHKTFLGTGGMIIMNDQTDMVKALKTLTHFYADESCGQCTPCREGTSWVDRILKRILAGEATTRELDMLVEIADNMEGRTICALAAACAMPVRSFVTKFRPDFEKYCKPAVYPAAAVS; encoded by the coding sequence ATGAGTTTTGAACCCCACCTGACAAAACGCTTTGGTATTGAAAACAGCCGCAAACTCGAAGTGGCGCGCAAGCATGGCGCCTATTCGTCTTTGCAGAAGCTTTTCAGCATGAAGCCGACCGACCTCATCGAAGAGGTGAAGAAGTCGAATCTGAAAGGCCGAGGAGGCGCCGGCTTTCCGACCGGCATGAAGTGGTCCTTTGTGCCTCAGAATACGGGAAAACCGGTGTATCTGTGCATCAACGCAGACGAATCCGAGCCGGGCACCTTCACCGACCGCTATATCATCGAGAACGATCCGCATCTGCTTATCGAAGGCATTATCTGTGGCGCCTGGGCCATTCAATGCCACACGGCCTATATATATATTCGCGGCGAGTACGCGAATCAATTCAAGATGCTGAACGAGGCCCTTGCCGAGGCTCGTGCTGCCGGACTTGTCGGCAAGAACATCATGGGCTCGGGCTTTGACCTGGAGATCTGGACGCATCGCGGAGCGGGCGCCTACATCTGCGGCGAAGAAACGGGCCTGATCGAGTCTCTTGAAGGCAAAAAAGGCCAGCCGCGCATCAAGCCTCCGTTCCCCGCCGTCGAAGGTCTGTTCGGTTGCCCGACGATCGTGAATAACGTGAAGACCCTGGCTCATGTGCCCTGGATCGTGCATAACGGTGGAGAGGCATTTGCCGCCATCGGCACAAAGGATTCGACCGGATCAAACATCTTCGGCGTTTCGGGTCATATCAACAACCCCGGTTACTGGGAGCTTCCGTTCGGCATGCATGTGCCTGAATTCATCGAGAAATATGCGAAAGGCGTAAAAGGCGGTAAGCTGAAGGCCTTCATTCCCGGTGGTTCGTCGACGCCCGTGCTGACGGCGGCCGAAACCGAAGACCTGTATCTGACCTATGAAAGCATGATGGCGCATAAGACCTTCCTCGGAACGGGCGGCATGATTATCATGAACGACCAGACCGATATGGTGAAGGCCCTTAAAACGCTGACGCATTTCTATGCCGACGAATCCTGCGGACAGTGCACGCCCTGTCGTGAAGGAACGTCCTGGGTCGACCGTATTCTCAAGCGTATCCTTGCCGGCGAGGCGACGACGCGAGAGCTCGATATGTTAGTCGAAATCGCAGACAACATGGAAGGACGCACGATCTGCGCTCTTGCCGCCGCCTGCGCCATGCCGGTGCGTAGCTTCGTTACGAAGTTCCGTCCGGACTTTGAAAAATACTGTAAACCCGCCGTCTATCCGGCTGCGGCCGTTTCGTGA
- a CDS encoding complex I 24 kDa subunit family protein: MAVKFNDAALKEFEEIATHYPDRRATLLPALWLASREFGWVSEETMEYLAGLVGVPFARVYEVATFYTMYQRTKPGKFHLQVCQTLSCHLRGADEIKQFIEEKLGLQPGACTPDGMFSYQRVECLGSCHTAPVVQINDDYHENLDVPKFEALLQDLKKKG, from the coding sequence ATGGCTGTTAAGTTCAATGATGCCGCTCTGAAAGAATTCGAAGAGATCGCGACGCATTATCCCGATCGCCGCGCGACGCTGTTGCCCGCTCTGTGGTTAGCCTCGCGTGAGTTCGGATGGGTCTCCGAAGAGACGATGGAATATCTTGCCGGTCTTGTAGGCGTGCCGTTCGCCCGTGTTTACGAAGTGGCGACGTTCTATACGATGTATCAGCGCACAAAGCCGGGCAAGTTCCATCTGCAAGTCTGCCAGACGCTTTCCTGCCATCTGCGCGGAGCCGACGAGATCAAGCAGTTCATCGAAGAGAAGCTCGGTCTGCAGCCCGGAGCCTGCACTCCCGACGGAATGTTTTCCTATCAGCGAGTCGAATGCCTGGGCTCCTGCCACACGGCTCCCGTCGTGCAGATCAACGACGATTATCACGAGAATCTTGACGTGCCGAAATTCGAGGCGCTGCTGCAAGATCTGAAGAAGAAGGGTTGA
- a CDS encoding NADH-quinone oxidoreductase subunit B, giving the protein MGINQLEFNQFPVITTRREAVVAWGRKNSLWPMPYGTACCGIEFMGVISSVFDISRFGAELVRFSPRQCDLLIVAGTITHKMAPILKQVYDQISDPKWVISMGVCASSGGFYNNYCTVQGIDHIIPVDVYIAGCPPRPEAVFDAVIKLQDKLENTEEGRIPPTQYQAAEPKFDY; this is encoded by the coding sequence ATGGGAATAAATCAGCTTGAGTTCAACCAGTTTCCCGTAATCACGACGCGTCGTGAGGCCGTAGTGGCATGGGGGCGAAAGAACTCCCTCTGGCCGATGCCCTATGGAACGGCCTGCTGCGGTATTGAATTCATGGGCGTTATCTCGTCCGTGTTTGATATCTCGCGATTCGGTGCCGAGCTGGTGCGGTTCTCGCCGCGTCAGTGCGATCTGCTTATCGTCGCCGGTACGATTACGCATAAGATGGCTCCGATTCTGAAGCAGGTCTACGATCAGATCAGCGATCCGAAATGGGTGATCTCGATGGGCGTCTGTGCTTCGTCGGGCGGCTTCTATAATAACTACTGTACGGTGCAGGGCATCGATCATATCATTCCGGTCGACGTCTATATTGCCGGTTGTCCTCCGCGACCCGAGGCCGTATTCGACGCCGTTATCAAGCTCCAGGATAAACTGGAAAATACCGAAGAGGGACGCATCCCTCCGACGCAATACCAGGCTGCCGAGCCGAAGTTCGATTATTGA
- the nuoD gene encoding NADH dehydrogenase (quinone) subunit D: protein MSEAVKPVITDEGDSSSLSFRTEKQRTDLVFVNLGPSHPATHGTLRALCALDGETIVAAITEMGYLHRGFEKDCEIHSYTQCIPYTDRLNYLSAIMNNIGFCKAVERMMEIEIPERAITVRVITAELNRIIDHLVCVGANLVDLGALTNFWYSFNPRESVYNILEKLCGARLTSNYMRIGGLARDLYPGFEAEVDAVLDEILASTDEMERLTEKNRIFIERTQNVGVISAEDAISFGWTGPTLRACGVESDLRKSDPYYGYETYDFDMILGSRGDTYDRIYVRFYEIRESAKIIRQALKRLKPGPVMSEDKRVATPPKDMTYGNIEGLMNHFKLIMHGIQPPIGEIYDYTESANGELGFHIISDGGKNPYRVKCRPPSLMNYAAFQQLIEGGMIADAIATLGSINIIAGELDR, encoded by the coding sequence ATGAGCGAAGCCGTAAAGCCTGTCATCACCGACGAAGGGGATTCCAGCTCTCTTTCGTTTCGCACAGAAAAACAGAGAACCGATCTCGTTTTCGTTAACCTGGGTCCGTCGCATCCGGCGACGCACGGAACGCTGCGAGCTCTGTGCGCCCTGGACGGCGAGACGATCGTCGCCGCCATCACCGAGATGGGGTATCTGCATCGCGGCTTCGAGAAGGATTGCGAGATTCACTCGTATACGCAGTGCATCCCCTATACCGACCGCCTGAACTATCTTTCGGCCATCATGAATAACATCGGCTTCTGCAAGGCCGTCGAGCGCATGATGGAGATCGAGATCCCCGAGAGGGCGATCACCGTTCGCGTCATCACCGCCGAGCTGAACCGCATCATCGACCACCTTGTGTGCGTCGGCGCCAACCTCGTCGACCTCGGTGCCCTGACGAACTTCTGGTATTCCTTTAATCCGCGCGAGAGCGTGTATAACATCCTCGAAAAGCTCTGTGGCGCCCGACTGACGTCGAACTACATGCGCATCGGCGGTCTGGCCCGCGATCTGTATCCGGGCTTTGAAGCCGAGGTCGACGCCGTTCTCGACGAGATCCTCGCCTCTACCGATGAGATGGAGCGCCTTACCGAGAAGAACCGCATCTTTATCGAAAGAACGCAGAACGTCGGCGTCATCAGCGCCGAAGACGCCATTTCGTTCGGATGGACGGGCCCGACGCTGCGAGCCTGCGGCGTCGAATCAGACCTGCGTAAAAGCGATCCTTATTATGGCTATGAGACCTATGACTTCGACATGATTCTCGGCAGCAGAGGCGATACCTATGATCGTATCTATGTTCGCTTCTATGAGATCCGCGAATCGGCGAAGATCATCCGCCAGGCGCTCAAGCGTCTGAAGCCGGGCCCGGTGATGAGCGAAGACAAACGAGTCGCCACGCCGCCGAAAGACATGACCTACGGCAACATCGAAGGGCTGATGAATCACTTCAAGCTCATCATGCACGGGATTCAACCGCCGATCGGCGAGATCTATGATTATACCGAGTCGGCTAACGGCGAACTTGGATTCCATATCATCTCAGATGGCGGCAAGAACCCCTACCGCGTGAAATGCCGTCCGCCGTCCCTTATGAACTATGCCGCTTTTCAACAGCTGATCGAGGGCGGTATGATCGCCGACGCCATCGCCACGCTCGGTTCGATCAACATCATTGCCGGAGAGCTGGATCGCTGA
- a CDS encoding acyl-CoA thioesterase, with amino-acid sequence MDNDFEIINRHLVVSKDLNFYGNLHGGVMLLWIDEAGYLYAVEKIGYANLVTVSLENVRFQNPARNGDAVVVQGRIKTVGRSSLTIQTRALVRDPEGPREIITCDITYVCLKDGKPFSYFKSPDYLQRAK; translated from the coding sequence ATGGATAACGATTTTGAAATCATCAACCGACATCTCGTCGTCAGCAAAGACCTGAACTTCTACGGAAACCTGCATGGCGGCGTCATGCTTCTGTGGATCGACGAGGCCGGCTATCTTTACGCCGTCGAAAAGATCGGCTATGCGAACCTCGTCACCGTCAGCCTTGAGAACGTACGCTTTCAGAATCCCGCACGCAACGGCGACGCCGTCGTTGTCCAGGGACGCATCAAGACCGTCGGTCGCAGTTCGCTCACCATTCAAACGCGCGCCCTTGTAAGAGATCCCGAAGGTCCGCGGGAGATCATCACCTGCGACATCACCTACGTCTGCCTGAAAGATGGGAAGCCGTTCTCGTACTTCAAGTCGCCGGACTATTTGCAGCGGGCGAAGTAG
- a CDS encoding SMP-30/gluconolactonase/LRE family protein produces the protein MRLRFIITASAFLSACTGLPPAPPSQCEQIPGIPGPEDFVVDRNTTGDRLIVSSHERRSWRPGSIYALSLSARHEIVEMRRENEPEGFELRPHGMDMKTINGQRRLYVITHGAEQNGSDHSVVVYTVTGNVLRFERKISDPLLASPNDLALLDDGSFYTSIDSVSRGSMIDLLFSLKSGRIVYCSAGSACTIAYDKIAFPNGVIARGSYLYTTASLENRLMRFRIREDHTLESPETLAEIPVGDNLMQTEAGLLTTSHPSGWSFLRHARNAENHAPSVVYQYNNGTMRALLADDGRRISAASVAYINDDTLYIGQVFDPFLLRCRFHTGSP, from the coding sequence ATGAGACTGAGATTCATTATCACCGCATCCGCTTTCCTGTCTGCATGTACTGGCCTGCCGCCTGCTCCTCCCTCTCAGTGTGAACAGATACCAGGCATTCCGGGCCCCGAAGACTTTGTCGTCGATCGCAACACCACAGGCGATCGCCTGATCGTATCAAGCCATGAACGACGTTCCTGGCGCCCCGGAAGCATCTACGCTCTCTCTCTTTCTGCGAGGCATGAGATCGTCGAGATGCGGCGCGAGAACGAGCCCGAAGGCTTCGAACTCAGACCGCACGGCATGGACATGAAAACGATCAACGGTCAACGCAGGCTTTACGTCATCACACATGGAGCGGAACAAAACGGATCCGATCACTCCGTCGTCGTTTACACCGTTACAGGAAACGTACTGCGGTTCGAACGAAAGATCAGCGATCCGCTGCTGGCCTCTCCCAATGATCTCGCTCTGCTTGACGACGGTTCTTTCTATACGTCGATCGATTCGGTCTCGCGTGGAAGCATGATCGATCTGCTCTTCTCTTTAAAATCGGGACGCATCGTGTACTGCTCCGCCGGATCGGCCTGCACGATCGCCTACGATAAAATCGCCTTTCCCAACGGTGTCATTGCCCGGGGTTCGTATCTTTACACCACAGCGTCGCTGGAGAATCGCCTTATGCGATTCAGGATTCGCGAAGACCACACGCTTGAATCTCCGGAAACGCTCGCCGAAATCCCGGTCGGCGACAATCTCATGCAAACAGAGGCAGGTCTGTTAACGACATCGCATCCGTCGGGCTGGTCTTTTCTGCGGCATGCGCGGAATGCCGAGAATCATGCTCCGTCTGTGGTCTATCAATATAATAACGGGACGATGCGAGCCTTACTTGCCGACGACGGGCGCCGCATCAGCGCCGCCTCGGTGGCCTATATAAACGACGATACTCTGTATATCGGACAGGTTTTTGATCCGTTTCTTCTGCGCTGTCGTTTTCATACCGGTTCGCCATGA
- a CDS encoding NADH-quinone oxidoreductase subunit C encodes MLTNDKLQEKIKGLISGAVVSASDSYGLLDLEIDPAHLPALVKRLRDDADLKFDMLVDLVGADYVEYPQPKKARFGVIYNLKSLSKGHRVILRVYLPEEDPAVGSIHDLYKNANWLERETFDQYGVRFVGHPNPKRLLNHIEFVGHPLRKDYPITRQQWLSETDDLMDEMDVRLLEKGYPR; translated from the coding sequence ATGCTGACGAACGATAAGCTGCAAGAAAAGATTAAAGGCCTGATTTCCGGAGCCGTGGTTTCGGCCTCCGATTCCTATGGCCTGCTCGATCTCGAAATCGATCCGGCGCATCTGCCGGCTCTGGTGAAGCGCCTTCGCGACGACGCCGATCTGAAGTTCGACATGCTCGTCGACCTTGTCGGAGCGGATTACGTCGAGTACCCGCAGCCGAAAAAGGCGCGATTCGGCGTTATCTATAACCTCAAGTCGCTGAGCAAAGGGCATCGCGTAATTCTGCGCGTATATCTTCCCGAGGAAGATCCGGCCGTCGGCAGCATTCACGATCTTTACAAGAATGCGAACTGGCTGGAACGCGAAACGTTCGACCAGTACGGAGTGCGCTTTGTGGGGCATCCGAATCCGAAACGTCTTCTGAATCATATTGAGTTTGTAGGGCATCCGCTCCGTAAGGATTATCCGATCACGCGTCAGCAGTGGCTGAGCGAGACCGACGACCTTATGGATGAGATGGACGTCCGTCTGCTTGAAAAGGGGTACCCGCGATGA
- a CDS encoding ATP-binding protein — protein sequence MSKNGQKIRFFRRPAFKEFAGPVLLFLLGAAVAFRLSQLHFENNLDRRREAVRSDLESLRGDLSRELLGAVHLTEGLAGLITIEGGISEPKFRAFSRELFRRTDMIRHVALARGSVVIYVYPTEGNEKAVGLDYSQNEEQWPSVQRMMKDRRLVVAGPVELVQGGIGVIGRTPIFVTDHNSRDPSTFWGLSSTIIDFERLLAHTSMPDISKRLKIAMRGRDGLGAKGEVFYGEAATFGQSPILLEVPLPDGNWQIAGLPIEGWPQFQGLFSPIFLGGALFSLLLSFFMHRLLEVNRERLHEIRERRQAEAEMQLLRDVAIGVGVAEDMEQALRHVLIQICNTTEWDFAEIWIPDSEQNHLICYPAWFTRRPGMEEFRKVSLPLTFAKGEGFPGRAWIDGRPIVISDLGDPDRFLRATAAVDAGLKSGIAVPVLSGDTVQLILCFYFAVAEELASSRVQVVSAVAAQVGLLIGRKKAEDEVRTLNQDLERRVAERTEELLAANRELEAFTYTVSHDLRAPLRAINGFSNLLSESNAERLDEKGRRYLHTIAEATRRMGQLIDDLLMFAKLNRQQIRSEPVSLDLMFDDMLEELRIIEGFREVEIVRGELPAIHGDRLLIRQAFFNLLSNAFKFTRKRADARIVISAERQPGSVVISIADNGTGFDMKYANRLFGIFQRLHSEDDFEGTGVGLSIVHRVVHRHGGRVWFEATEGEGATFSVMLPVHGEPV from the coding sequence ATGAGTAAGAATGGCCAGAAGATCCGCTTCTTTCGTCGCCCTGCATTCAAGGAGTTTGCAGGGCCGGTGCTGCTTTTCCTTCTGGGTGCGGCCGTCGCCTTCCGGCTATCTCAGCTACATTTCGAGAATAACCTGGACCGTCGCCGCGAGGCTGTGCGCAGCGATCTCGAATCCCTTCGTGGCGATCTGAGTCGCGAGCTGCTGGGCGCCGTGCATCTGACCGAAGGCCTGGCCGGTCTGATCACGATTGAAGGCGGCATCTCAGAGCCGAAGTTCCGCGCCTTTTCCCGTGAGCTTTTCCGTCGCACCGATATGATCCGCCATGTCGCCCTGGCCCGAGGAAGCGTCGTCATCTACGTTTATCCGACCGAGGGCAACGAAAAAGCGGTCGGCCTGGACTACTCACAAAACGAGGAACAGTGGCCGAGCGTGCAGCGTATGATGAAGGATCGCAGGCTTGTCGTTGCCGGTCCGGTTGAGCTTGTGCAGGGAGGCATCGGCGTGATCGGTCGTACGCCGATCTTCGTGACCGATCATAATTCCAGAGACCCGTCAACGTTCTGGGGATTATCGTCGACCATAATCGACTTCGAACGTCTGCTTGCTCATACTTCGATGCCCGATATCTCAAAACGTCTGAAGATCGCCATGCGCGGAAGAGACGGTCTCGGCGCAAAAGGAGAGGTCTTTTACGGAGAGGCGGCTACGTTCGGTCAAAGCCCCATCCTTCTCGAAGTTCCCTTACCCGACGGCAACTGGCAGATCGCCGGTCTTCCTATCGAAGGCTGGCCGCAGTTTCAGGGATTGTTCTCACCTATCTTTCTTGGCGGCGCCCTTTTCTCGCTTCTGCTTTCATTCTTCATGCACCGTCTGCTTGAGGTCAATCGGGAGCGCTTGCATGAGATTCGCGAACGCCGACAGGCAGAGGCAGAGATGCAGCTTCTGCGAGACGTGGCCATCGGCGTGGGCGTCGCCGAAGACATGGAACAGGCCCTGCGGCATGTCTTGATTCAGATCTGCAATACCACGGAGTGGGATTTTGCCGAGATATGGATTCCCGATTCAGAGCAAAATCATCTGATCTGTTATCCGGCATGGTTTACCCGCCGACCCGGCATGGAAGAGTTTCGTAAGGTGTCGCTGCCGTTAACCTTCGCGAAAGGGGAGGGATTTCCTGGAAGGGCGTGGATAGATGGCCGGCCGATCGTAATCTCTGATTTAGGCGACCCGGATCGATTCCTCAGGGCGACGGCCGCCGTCGATGCAGGTTTGAAATCGGGCATTGCCGTTCCCGTTCTTTCAGGCGACACCGTGCAGCTTATTCTATGCTTCTATTTTGCCGTCGCCGAGGAGCTGGCCTCATCCCGCGTGCAGGTGGTGTCCGCCGTTGCCGCACAGGTCGGTTTGCTTATCGGGCGCAAAAAGGCCGAAGATGAAGTGCGAACGTTGAATCAGGATCTGGAGCGCCGGGTGGCGGAACGCACCGAAGAGCTGCTTGCGGCGAATCGAGAGCTCGAGGCCTTCACATACACGGTTTCGCATGATTTACGAGCTCCTTTACGGGCTATTAATGGGTTCTCGAATCTGCTTTCCGAAAGTAACGCCGAACGTCTCGATGAAAAGGGGCGACGCTATCTGCATACGATCGCCGAAGCTACCCGTCGCATGGGACAGCTCATCGACGATCTGCTTATGTTCGCCAAGCTGAACCGTCAGCAGATAAGATCCGAACCCGTTTCGCTTGATCTGATGTTCGATGATATGCTCGAAGAGTTGCGCATTATAGAAGGCTTCCGCGAGGTTGAGATTGTGCGCGGTGAGCTTCCTGCGATCCATGGGGATCGACTCCTGATCCGACAGGCCTTCTTCAACCTGCTTTCTAACGCCTTTAAGTTTACGAGAAAACGGGCCGATGCGAGAATCGTCATCTCTGCCGAAAGACAGCCCGGCTCCGTAGTGATATCAATCGCTGATAACGGCACGGGTTTTGATATGAAGTATGCAAACCGTCTTTTCGGCATCTTTCAGAGGCTTCATAGCGAGGATGACTTCGAAGGCACGGGAGTCGGGTTATCCATCGTTCATCGCGTCGTTCATCGCCACGGCGGTCGCGTCTGGTTTGAAGCGACCGAAGGCGAAGGGGCGACGTTCTCGGTAATGCTACCGGTTCATGGCGAACCGGTATGA